A genomic segment from Microbulbifer elongatus encodes:
- the lipA gene encoding lipoyl synthase, with amino-acid sequence MSERFDAEQPEVKATTVNPGEGGNGSKPEITPVKRTRRLQQGEKLRDGDKVERIPVKVIASDQTLRKPDWIRVKVPSVKASKEVDRIKSILRSQKLATVCEEASCPNLGECFSGGTATFMIMGEICTRRCPFCDVGHGKPNPLDPNEPQHLAEAIAAMSLRYVVITSVDRDDLRDGGAEHFAECIKRSRELSPNLQVEILTPDFRGRMDIALDILEAEAPDVFNHNLETVPRLYRESRPGANYKWSLKLLQEYKKRRPDVLTKSGLMVGLGEAKEEIFEVMDDMRAHDIDMLTIGQYLQPSKEHLPVQRYVHPDEFEEYRVYAEKIGFKHAACGPMVRSSYHADKQAHGEVVS; translated from the coding sequence ATGTCTGAACGATTCGACGCCGAGCAACCTGAAGTCAAGGCGACCACCGTCAATCCTGGTGAGGGCGGTAACGGCAGCAAACCAGAAATCACCCCGGTAAAGCGCACCCGCCGTCTGCAACAGGGGGAAAAGCTGCGCGATGGTGACAAGGTAGAGCGTATCCCCGTCAAGGTCATCGCCAGCGATCAGACACTGCGCAAACCGGACTGGATCCGGGTAAAAGTTCCCTCGGTAAAAGCATCCAAGGAAGTAGACCGTATCAAGAGCATTCTGCGCTCGCAGAAGCTTGCGACCGTGTGTGAAGAAGCCAGCTGCCCCAATCTGGGCGAGTGCTTTAGCGGGGGTACCGCGACCTTTATGATCATGGGGGAGATCTGTACCCGGCGTTGTCCCTTCTGCGATGTGGGCCACGGCAAGCCCAACCCATTGGACCCGAACGAACCCCAGCACCTGGCTGAAGCCATCGCCGCCATGAGCCTGCGCTACGTGGTGATCACCTCCGTAGACCGCGACGATCTGCGCGACGGCGGTGCCGAACACTTTGCCGAATGTATCAAACGCTCCCGCGAACTTTCCCCCAATCTGCAGGTGGAGATCCTGACCCCGGATTTCCGCGGACGCATGGATATTGCCCTGGATATCCTTGAAGCCGAAGCACCGGATGTTTTTAACCACAATCTGGAAACCGTGCCGCGCCTGTACCGGGAATCCCGCCCGGGGGCCAACTACAAGTGGTCGCTGAAACTCCTGCAGGAGTACAAAAAGCGTCGTCCGGATGTGTTGACCAAATCCGGCCTGATGGTAGGTCTTGGTGAGGCCAAGGAAGAAATTTTTGAAGTGATGGACGATATGCGCGCGCACGATATCGACATGCTCACCATCGGTCAGTATCTGCAGCCGAGTAAGGAGCACCTGCCGGTTCAGCGCTACGTGCACCCGGATGAGTTTGAAGAGTACCGTGTGTATGCCGAGAAAATTGGTTTCAAACACGCGGCCTGTGGGCCAATGGTGCGCTCGTCTTACCATGCGGATAAGCAGGCACATGGC